The following proteins are encoded in a genomic region of Pyricularia oryzae 70-15 chromosome 6, whole genome shotgun sequence:
- a CDS encoding serine/threonine-protein phosphatase 2A activator 1, whose product MEPPPKPVQLPKLEILPRGKGWKFQAPTKKINDGADVSHFLTSKAYRDICVFVLQLNRSLCPRKKSGAPANAGTVFTLASPRDDPPSVRRLQTLLDKVVAIVDETPPDPGPRRFGNIAFRTWHKHLEDRVDALLAGSIAPEILSFDNDGEQPKADDSAEGKADEHKIISTASAIDELRAYFLGSFGSSQRLDYGTGHELSFLAFLGGLWKLGAFTDGPESDHGDIERSIVLGVFEQYLKVIRKLILTYTLEPAGSHGVWGLDDHSFLPYIFGSAQLTRPISEDETMPLEGSVMRAPKLGDITKVETVEVQRELNMYFSAVGFINDVKKGPFWEHSPMLWDVSGIKDGWGKVNKGMIKMFNAEVLSKFPVVQHFPIGSLFSWEVDPEAPIPTQSVHMQNQPVFAATGQAPMGMPPTGMPPPQLNPMGVSMGTAAPWAQGGRMPAPGISSRVQQPVTGTTRPPPPDPVARQSGGPAAASSGTNDGQAGLTKAPWA is encoded by the exons ATGGAGCCACCTCCGAAACCGGTCCAGCTCCCTAAGCTCGAAATCCTCCCACGAGGCAAGGGTTGGAAGTTCCAAGCCCCAACGAAAAAGATTAACGACGGTGCAGACGTCTCACATTTCCTGACCTCGAAAGCCTACCGCGACATTTGCGTCTTCGTGCTCCAGCTGAACCGCTCATTATGTCCCCGCAAAAAATCAGGGGCGCCCGCCAACGCCGGCACAGTTTTCACGCTCGCATCTCCGCGCGACGACCCACCATCCGTTAGACGGCTGCAGACACTCCTCGACAAGGTGGTTGCGATAGTTGACGAGACGCCGCCCGACCCGGGACCCCGCAGGTTTGGAAACATTGCCTTTCGGACGTGGCACAAGCACCTCGAGGACAGGGTTGACGCGCTCCTGGCAGGGTCTATCGCGCCCGAGATTCTGTCCTTTGATAATGATGGAGAGCAGCCAAAAGCCGACGATTCTGCAGAGGGAAAGGCCGACGAGCACAAGATAATCTCAACAGCTAGCGCCATCGACGAGTTGAGGGCATATTTCCTTGGAAGCTTCGGCAGCTCACAAAGACTTGACTACGGAACAGGACATGAGCTGAGCTTCCTGGCATTCTTGGGTGGCTTGTGGAAGTTGGGCGCATTCACAGACGGGCCAGAGTCAGATCACGGTGACATTGAGCGGAGTATTGTGCTCGGTGTTTTTGAGCA ATACCTCAAGGTCATACGGAAGCTTATTCTCACATACACCTTGGAGCCAGCCGGGTCACATGGCGTCTGGGGTCTCGATGACCACTCTTTCCTCCCATACATATTCGGCTCGGCGCAACTCACCCGCCCAATCTCCGAAGACGAGACTATGCCTCTGGAAGGCTCCGTGATGCGCGCCCCAAAACTCGGGGATATTACCAAGGTCGAAACTGTCGAGGTGCAACGCGAGCTGAACATGTATTTTTCTGCCGTCGGATTCATCAACGACGTAAAGAAAGGTCCCTTCTGGGAGCACAGCCCCATGCTCTGGGATGTTTCTGGCATCAAGGACGGTTGGGGGAAGGTGAACAAG GGCATGATCAAGATGTTTAACGCCGAGGTTCTATCCAAGTTCCCGGTTGTTCAGCATTTCCCCATCGGCTCCTTGTTCTCCTGGGAAGTGGATCCGGAAGCACCAATACCAACACAGAGTGTACACATGCAGAATCAGCCTGTCTTCGCGGCTACAGGACAGGCGCCTATGGGAATGCCACCAACGGGCATGCCACCGCCACAGTTGAATCCTATGGGCGTCTCAATGGGCACGGCTGCACCGTGGGCGCAAGGGGGTCGGATGCCTGCGCCGGGGATTTCTTCTCGGGTGCAGCAACCGGTGACTGGAACGACAAGGCCTCCGCCTCCCGACCCAGTTGCGAGACAAAGCGGGGGGCCTGCAGCTGCAAGTAGCGGGACGAATGATGGGCAAGCGGGCTTGACAAAAGCTCCATGGGCATAG